The Gemmatimonadota bacterium region GAGCATCGACAGAAACTCCAGAGGCGTCGCCATCGGCAGGCGCCCCCATGCCACGGCCCGGACCACCACCGCCACCGTGTGCAGCGCCAGCGTTCCGAGGGCCAGGCGACGCGACCACCGGATGGCGACGCGGGCCTCATGCTGAAAGATGACCCGGTAGTCCAGCCACACGGCCAGATACGCCAGCGGAAGAAGCACATTCACCGCACTGAGAAGCCGGTCCACCTCATACCTCCTGAGTTGCGCAAGCAAGCGCGTCCGCGATCGCCACCGCCGTTCGCTCCGCCTCCGCCACGCAGTGATTGACCGCAATCCCCCGGTACGAACTCCCCGCGAGAAAGAGCCCGGGCCACTCCGCAAGCGCGGCGTCCATCGCTTCCAGCCGCGCGAGATGCCCCGGTTCATACTGCGCGATAGCCCGCTCATGCCGAACCACCCACGCTCCGGACGGATTCCCGGCCAGCCCGTGCAGCCCGCGCAGTTCCCGCACGCAGGTGTCGATCAGTTCGTCGTCTTCCCGCTCCATGATCTCCGGGTGCGCCGCTCCGCCCGCCATGCAGCGCAGAAGCACCTGCCCGTCCGGCGCGCGCCCGTCGAAAATGGACGCGGACCAGAGGACGCCGAGCAGATCGCGCTTCTCCCGAGTCGGGATGAGCATTCCGAATCCGTCGGGCGGCGAAGCCATGCGACTCTTCTCCCACGCGAGCGTCACCACCGCCATGGGAGCATACGGAATCTGCGCGAGGAGACCAGGAAGCGCCCGCCCGGGAAGATGATCCCTGGCGGAGTGGGCCGGAGAGGCGTCGAGCACGGCATCGAACGGACCGTGTTCCTCCGCCGGAGTGTGAACGAACCACGCGCCATCGCGGCGCTCCACCTTGGTCACACTCGCCCCGCATCGCACGCGATCCCCGAGGGATGCGGCCAGCGCATCCGGGAGAGCCGCCATCCCGCTTCGAAAGCCGTGGAGCGTCCCTCCCGGGCCGGCGGCTCCCCCGCGGGAACGACCGTTTCCACCGGCCGCGCTTCGTCGAATGAGCGCCCGGAAGAGCCCCCCGTGCTCCCGCTCCATCTCCACCATTTTGGGAAACGCCGACGCCAGACTCAGCCGCCGCGAATCCCCGCCAAAGACCCCCTTCACCATGGGGTCAAGGAGCACCTCCGCAAACTCAC contains the following coding sequences:
- the hemG gene encoding protoporphyrinogen oxidase, which translates into the protein MRERNPSVAVIGGGVSGLATAFHLVREAAARDMAWDVRVFEREGTAGGKLRTRRARGFLLEEGPNGFLDNEPATLRLVEQLSLEDELLRSRDAARRRFLLRAGRLVEIPLSPVGFVRSPLLPPWAKARVACEALVPPRRDLGKAAADPSTDETVHDFGQRRLGREFAEVLLDPMVKGVFGGDSRRLSLASAFPKMVEMEREHGGLFRALIRRSAAGGNGRSRGGAAGPGGTLHGFRSGMAALPDALAASLGDRVRCGASVTKVERRDGAWFVHTPAEEHGPFDAVLDASPAHSARDHLPGRALPGLLAQIPYAPMAVVTLAWEKSRMASPPDGFGMLIPTREKRDLLGVLWSASIFDGRAPDGQVLLRCMAGGAAHPEIMEREDDELIDTCVRELRGLHGLAGNPSGAWVVRHERAIAQYEPGHLARLEAMDAALAEWPGLFLAGSSYRGIAVNHCVAEAERTAVAIADALACATQEV